One window from the genome of Rhodopseudomonas sp. P2A-2r encodes:
- the pdhA gene encoding pyruvate dehydrogenase (acetyl-transferring) E1 component subunit alpha, with protein sequence MAAPKKSVAQTAQATSNGASHPAPPDFNREQELRALRDMLLIRRFEEKAGQLYGMGAIGGFCHLYIGQEAIVVGMQMALKQGDQVITGYRDHGHMLACGMEAKGVMAELTGRRGGYSKGKGGSMHMFSKEKNFFGGHGIVGAQVSLGTGLAFANRYRGNDLVSLAYFGDGASNQGQVYESFNMAELWKLPVVYIIENNRYAMGTSVTRSSAQTDFSKRGISFNIPGEQVDGMDVRAVKAAGDKAVAWCRAGKGPFILEMQTYRYRGHSMSDPAKYRTREEVDKVRHDSDPIEQVRNRLLAAKMTEQDLKAIDAEVRDIVNEAADFAQHDPEPDASELYTDIYR encoded by the coding sequence ATGGCCGCACCGAAAAAGAGCGTCGCGCAAACGGCACAGGCAACCAGCAATGGCGCAAGCCATCCTGCGCCGCCTGACTTCAACCGGGAGCAGGAGCTGCGCGCGCTGCGCGACATGTTGCTGATCCGGCGTTTCGAGGAAAAGGCCGGCCAGTTGTACGGCATGGGCGCGATCGGCGGCTTCTGCCACCTCTACATCGGCCAGGAAGCCATCGTGGTCGGCATGCAGATGGCGCTGAAGCAGGGCGATCAGGTGATCACCGGCTATCGCGACCACGGCCACATGCTGGCCTGCGGCATGGAAGCCAAGGGCGTCATGGCCGAGCTGACCGGACGCCGGGGCGGCTATTCCAAGGGCAAGGGCGGCTCCATGCACATGTTCAGCAAGGAGAAGAACTTTTTCGGCGGTCACGGCATCGTCGGCGCCCAGGTGTCGCTCGGCACCGGCCTGGCCTTCGCCAACCGTTACCGCGGCAATGACCTCGTGAGCCTGGCCTATTTCGGCGACGGCGCGTCGAACCAGGGCCAGGTCTATGAGAGCTTCAACATGGCCGAGCTGTGGAAGCTGCCGGTGGTCTACATCATCGAGAACAACCGCTATGCCATGGGGACCTCGGTGACCCGTTCCTCCGCGCAGACCGACTTCTCCAAGCGCGGCATCTCCTTCAACATTCCGGGCGAGCAGGTCGACGGCATGGACGTCCGCGCGGTGAAAGCCGCCGGCGACAAGGCCGTGGCATGGTGCCGCGCCGGCAAGGGTCCGTTCATCCTGGAGATGCAGACCTATCGCTACCGCGGCCATTCCATGTCGGATCCGGCCAAGTACCGCACCCGTGAAGAGGTGGACAAGGTTCGCCACGATTCCGATCCCATCGAGCAGGTCCGCAACCGGCTGCTCGCCGCCAAGATGACCGAGCAGGACCTGAAGGCGATCGACGCAGAGGTTCGCGACATCGTCAACGAAGCCGCGGATTTCGCCCAGCACGATCCCGAGCCGGATGCGTCCGAGCTTTACACTGACATCTACCGCTAA
- a CDS encoding FtsB family cell division protein, translated as MVKHTRLKSLLTGLALYALAAMLIGYFGVNAYTGKYGLNARQELDQEIVALTSELVRLKKERAEGEQRVSLLRSSGVDPDMLDERVRYQLDYAHPRDLVKVIKPN; from the coding sequence ATGGTCAAGCATACCCGACTCAAATCGCTTCTCACCGGGCTCGCGCTCTATGCGCTGGCGGCGATGCTGATCGGCTATTTCGGCGTCAACGCCTACACGGGCAAATACGGCCTCAATGCCCGCCAGGAGCTCGATCAGGAAATCGTGGCGCTGACCTCGGAACTGGTGCGCCTGAAAAAGGAGCGCGCCGAGGGCGAACAGCGGGTGTCGCTGCTGCGCTCCAGCGGTGTCGATCCCGACATGCTCGACGAGCGGGTGCGCTACCAACTCGACTACGCTCACCCGCGCGACCTGGTCAAAGTGATCAAGCCGAACTGA
- a CDS encoding NADPH-dependent FMN reductase, which translates to MSTPYSVAVIVGSLRKQSFSLKIAKAFARLAPATLKLNIVTLEGLSFFNQDLEAAPPADWVKFRETIQASDAVLFVSPEYNRGTSGVLKNAIDVASRPYGKSAFLGKPTGIVGNSPSPQGGVSAALDLKRILPGITGPILQQPEIYLNHIGDAFDDNGEIVKDGLQPVMQAYIDAFAAWVAQIKK; encoded by the coding sequence ATGAGCACTCCGTACAGCGTTGCCGTCATCGTCGGCAGCCTTCGCAAGCAATCGTTTTCGCTGAAGATCGCCAAGGCTTTCGCCAGGCTGGCGCCGGCGACGCTGAAGCTGAACATCGTGACGCTGGAAGGGCTGTCGTTCTTCAACCAGGACCTCGAGGCGGCTCCGCCGGCCGACTGGGTCAAGTTTCGCGAGACCATCCAGGCCTCGGACGCCGTGCTGTTCGTGAGCCCAGAGTATAACCGCGGCACGTCCGGCGTTCTGAAGAACGCCATCGACGTTGCCTCGCGGCCTTACGGCAAGAGCGCGTTCCTCGGCAAGCCGACCGGCATCGTCGGCAACTCGCCGAGCCCGCAGGGCGGCGTCTCCGCGGCGCTGGACCTGAAGCGGATCCTGCCCGGGATCACCGGTCCGATCCTGCAGCAGCCGGAAATCTACCTCAACCACATCGGCGACGCGTTCGACGACAACGGCGAGATCGTCAAGGACGGCCTGCAGCCGGTCATGCAGGCCTATATCGACGCTTTCGCGGCATGGGTCGCGCAGATCAAGAAATAG